A DNA window from Nerophis ophidion isolate RoL-2023_Sa linkage group LG13, RoL_Noph_v1.0, whole genome shotgun sequence contains the following coding sequences:
- the si:dkey-260j18.2 gene encoding kelch-like protein 17 yields the protein MNAVRGGKITWRPQPWQDGDRGGDPLSDSDSEEEDFPDDSTTPLGDYITLGLKQLLDAQQLCDVTLLVEGKKFMCHRVLLAAVSPYFRAMFTSPLVESRLTEIRLEEVTPSIMETVIQFVYTGEAGLSLDTAEDLFVAANRLQVMPLQDLCSRFLFEHLSVDNCLGMYSLARSHHDQLLLRASLRLVAQHFPRVSRHKDFLLLDHGTLGSLLSSDRLGVDSEAQVYDAARRWAEHKPLDRYVHMPTLLHHLRPGLLSKDESRRLSKELGPAAAGEGLGGPLRPREGMFEKKIVCMDLTPRDDENLVAQDYTVDCFDPRTGKWDKLAALDSLASPGCAAVGNRLFVAGGILGTGSVSAAVHEYDAVLNRWIEHPSMGQPRCMLGLLGCGELLFALGGSNRSALLDSSEMLELATLKWAPGPRLPVPLRAFACAALRRRLYLLGGTTLEQNRAVVHSGVLIYHTLTDCWTRVALDSGATCLAGGVAVRGGICAIGGYMRDTSKFLDGNYTNLDALDATGRVLFFREGRAFGVEREVTHGGVAVSAEQRGGAGGGSDRAPSPVVFPGLPRRIAAGGVARWRRRIYVLGGENGSRFYDSVYCWKPGWRSWVQRREKLPGDTGGVSRFGCTTLKFPKKHILYRLRRAKESRVVDK from the exons ATGAATGCTGTGCGCGGGGGCAAAATCACCTGGCGCCCCCAGCCATGGCAGGACGGGGACAGAGGAGGAGACCCTCTGTCGGACAGCGACTCAGAAGAAGAAGACTTTCCTGATGACAGCACCACTCCTTTGGGAGACTACATCACTCTTG GTTTGAAGCAGCTCCTGGATGCTCAGCAGCTGTGCGACGTGACTCTACTTGTTGAGGGAAAGAAGTTCATGTGTCACAG GGTGCTCCTAGCAGCGGTGAGTCCATACTTTCGGGCCATGTTCACCAGTCCTCTCGTGGAGTCTCGCCTCACCGAGATCCGACTGGAAGAAGTGACGCCGTCTATCATGGAGACCGTCATCCAGTTTGTGTACACCGGAGAGGCAGGGCTTTCTCTGGACACTGCTGAGGATCTATTTGTGGCCGCCAATCGCCTTCAGGTCATGCCCCTGCAGGACCTGTGCTCCAG GTTTCTGTTTGAGCACCTCTCAGTGGACAACTGTCTGGGTATGTACTCTCTAGCCCGCTCTCACCACGACCAGCTGCTTCTCCGTGCCTCCCTCAGGCTGGTGGCCCAGCACTTCCCTCGTGTGTCCCGCCATAAGGACTTCCTCCTGCTCGATCACGGCACCTTAGGCAGCCTCCTGAGCTCCGACCGCTTGGGCGTGGACTCTGAGGCGCAGGTGTACGACGCCGCACGCCGATGGGCTGAGCACAAGCCCTTGGATCGCTACGTCCACATGCCGACGCTGCTTCACCACCTGCGTCCGGGCCTGCTGTCCAAGGACGAGAGTCGGCGACTCAGCAAGGAGTTGGGCCCCGCGGCGGCCGGCGAGGGTCTTGGGGGCCCTCTGCGTCCAAGGGAGGGGATGTTCGAGAAGAAAATAGTGTGCATGGACCTGACGCCAAGAGACGATGAGAATTTAGTTGCACAAGATTACACTGTGGACTGCTTTGATCCTCGGACAGGGAAGTGGGATAAGCTCGCGGCTTTGGACTCACTGGCAAGTCCTGGCTGCGCGGCTGTAGGCAACAGACTGTTTGTCGCTGGAGGCATTCTGGGGACGGGCTCCGTGTCGGCTGCTGTCCATGAGTACGATGCCGTGTTGAACCGCTGGATAGAGCATCCTTCAATGGGCCAACCTCGCTGTATGTTGGGCCTACTGGGCTGTGGAGAGTTGCTCTTTGCTTTGGGCGGAAGCAATCGCTCAGCACTTCTGGACTCCAGCGAGATGCTGGAGCTGGCGACTCTTAAATGGGCACCTGGTCCTCGGTTACCAGTCCCTCTGCGGGCTTTTGCCTGCGCAGCCCTGAGGAGACGACTCTACCTTTTAGGTGGGACCACGCTCGAACAAAACCGCGCCGTGGTCCACTCGGGTGTTCTTATATATCACACCCTGACAGACTGCTGGACTCGTGTGGCTCTGGACTCGGGCGCTACATGCCTCGCCGGTGGTGTGGCGGTGCGTGGAGGAATCTGTGCTATCGGGGGCTACATGAGGGACACCAGCAAGTTCCTGGATGGAAACTACACCAATTTGGATGCTTTAGACGCTACCGGTCGCGTGCTGTTTTTCCGGGAGGGAAGGGCGTTCGGCGTGGAGCGGGAGGTGACCCACGGAGGAGTGGCGGTTTCTGCAGAACAGCGGGGCGGAGCAGGCGGGGGCAGCGACAGAGCTCCTAGCCCCGTGGTTTTCCCAGGGCTGCCGCGGCGGATCGCGGCCGGCGGTGTGGCCCGGTGGAGACGGAGGATTTACGTTCTGGGGGGGGAAAACGGCTCCCGGTTCTACGACAGCGTGTACTGTTGGAAACCCGGCTGGCGCAGCTGGGTGCAGAGACGCGAGAAGCTCCCCGGAGACACGGGCGGGGTCAGCCGCTTTGGATGCACCACGCTAAAGTTCCCGAAGAAACACATCCTGTACAGACTGAGAAGAGCCAAAGAAAGCCGCGTTGTGGACAAGTAA
- the fbxo46 gene encoding F-box only protein 46 yields the protein MDRDTFSHIRLWCPRPFGTYSQNKAKSPGTGSNVIAVSGAGSPTLCKGDPSPGARKAGDGAEDSGILVGVQEDSVEVEDVGSENTPPEPELSSSSLPQSQPSMPISTPSSVPSSGAQMEDGRVLLDTWYVIKPGNTKEKIAFFVAHQFSGAGQPRPSAMKVKGNWATDCSKAKRRRRCSSYDPPNRAHASELHLSHGSTDATNIPPSPDQPALDGADETDLLSVAQMVALVEQRTALAHRDIVAVHMNHQQHPSITSDEQGLTPHQHTLFQGTESDPSPSGFVSDRSKGQPSKEAKESSSPIQTDQEIEEQQQSCWVAQAIAHFESQNLENRLHIGAGFSNRDREPRGGPEPNIVTPSPPPNHSHGEVRIAFRVSNLDPRSQLEPTSRSRCMFMSCGSGSNQAAARSKEKITCDLYQLFSPTSRDPSSLLLAATTAAPKPDGDLHHSDRQARGSSETTQEPPSGEKKTAGVGRERVTGFHVEVVVTGAVDQCVFYGKDSTENVQEETVCFAMPGGAGGVGSVSSSTDHSTDDPPPGQLFFFPSSRGAEEESKTTGSGRGSGLCSLDCAHSSSNSSQGAGVVVGSGDRAPRPDSPLTSGDECSDPSLCRLYRHVSHDFLEIRFQIQRLLEPRQYMLLLPDHIMVNIFSYLPTRSLAALKCTCHYFKALIETYGVRAVDSRWNQDPLYRDDPCKQCKRQYERGDVSLCRWHPKPYHHDLPYGRSYWMCCRRTDKDTPGCRVGLHDNNWVQQPADGSQPIRSKREDRREEAR from the exons ATGGACCGAGACACCTTCTCCCACATCCGCCTTTGGTGCCCACGGCCCTTTGGCACCTACTCTCAAAATAAAGCTAAGAGTCCTGGCACAGGGAGTAATGTGATAGCTGTAAGTGGGGCAGGGTCTCCCACCCTTTGCAAAGGGGATCCCTCTCCTGGTGCCAGGAAGGCGGGAGATGGAGCAGAAGATAGTGGGATTCTAGTCGGCGTGCAGGAGGACAGTGTGGAAGTAGAGGATGTGGGCTCAGAAAACACGCCACCTGAACCTGAGCTCAGCTCAAGTTCCCTGCCCCAGAGCCAGCCCTCTATGCCTATTTCGACCCCTTCATCAGTTCCCTCTTCCGGGGCCCAAATGGAAGATGGCCGAGTGCTGCTAGACACCTGGTATGTCATTAAGCCAGGAAACACTAAGGAGAAGATTGCCTTCTTTGTGGCACACCAGTTTAGTGGAGCAGGGCAACCCAGACCGAGCGCAATGAAG GTTAAAGGTAACTGGGCGACTGACTGTAGTAAAGCAAAACGACGAAGAAGATGCTCATCCTATGACCCACCGAATCGTGCCCATGCCTCAGAATTGCATCTCAGCCATGGTTCCACCGATGCAACCAATATACCTCCTAGCCCCGATCAACCAGCACTTGATGGGGCCGATGAGACAGACCTGCTGTCAGTGGCTCAGATGGTGGCCTTGGTTGAACAGAGGACAGCCTTGGCCCACCGAGATATTGTGGCTGTTCATATGAACCACCAGCAGCACCCCTCCATTACCAGCGATGAGCAGGGACTTACCCCACACCAGCACACATTGTTCCAGGGAACAGAATCGGACCCCTCTCCTTCGGGGTTTGTGTCGGACCGTTCAAAAGGCCAACCTTCCAAAGAGGCCAAGGAATCCTCATCTCCCATTCAGACAGACCAGGAGATCGAGGAACAACAACAATCATGCTGGGTAGCACAGGCCATTGCACATTTTGAGTCTCAGAACCTGGAGAATCGCCTCCATATCGGCGCTGGCTTTTCTAATCGGGATAGGGAGCCAAGAGGAGGACCAGAGCCCAATATTGTAACACCTAGTCCACCCCCCAACCACAGCCACGGTGAGGTGAGAATAGCTTTCCGAGTGTCAAATCTGGACCCACGTTCTCAGCTAGAGCCAACAAGCCGGTCCCGCTGTATGTTTATGAGCTGTGGAAGCGGGAGTAACCAGGCGGCAGCAAGGTCCAAAGAGAAAATCACCTGTGACCTCTACCAGCTTTTTAGCCCCACTTCAAGAGACCCCAGTAGTCTGCTGCTTGCTGCCACAACTGCTGCCCCCAAACCAGACGGAGACCTACATCACTCTGATAGGCAGGCCCGTGGCAGTTCGGAAACAACTCAGGAGCCTCCTTCTGGAGAGAAAAAAACTGCGGGTGTGGGTAGGGAGCGTGTGACTGGCTTTCATGTGGAGGTGGTGGTCACAGGTGCTGTGGACCAATGTGTCTTTTATGGCAAGGACAGTACAGAGAATGTGCAGGAGGAGACTGTGTGTTTTGCTATGCCCGGTGGGGCAGGAGGTGTTGGGAGTGTATCCAGCTCTACTGACCACTCAACAGATGATCCTCCTCCGGGACAGCTCTTTTTTTTCCCATCCTCACGAGGGGCGGAAGAGGAATCAAAAACAACAGGTTCTGGCAGAGGGTCAGGATTATGCTCTCTGGACTGTGCacacagcagcagcaacagcagccaAGGAGCTGGAGTCGTTGTAGGCTCAGGAGACCGGGCACCTCGACCAGACTCTCCCCTAACCAGTGGAGATGAGTGTTCGGACCCATCCCTGTGTCGCCTCTACCGCCACGTCTCCCATGATTTTTTGGAAATCCGCTTTCAGATTCAGCGCTTGCTTGAACCTCGCCAGTACATGCTGCTGCTCCCCGACCACATAATGGTCAATATCTTCAGTTACCTGCCTACACGCTCCTTGGCAGCCCTCAAGTGCACCTGCCACTACTTCAAAGCGCTGATCGAGACCTACGGCGTGCGGGCAGTGGATTCTCGTTGGAACCAAGACCCTCTATATCGGGATGACCCTTGTAAGCAGTGTAAGCGCCAGTACGAGCGTGGGGATGTTTCACTTTGTCGTTGGCACCCTAAACCCTACCACCATGACCTGCCTTACGGACGTTCCTACTGGATGTGCTGCCGGCGTACTGACAAGGACACTCCAGGCTGCCGTGTAGGACTTCATGATAATAACTGGGTTCAGCAGCCTGCCGACGGCTCTCAGCCCATCCGGTCCAAGAGGGAGGACCGACGGGAGGAGGCTAGGTAG